The genomic DNA ACGGGTCGTAGTCTTGGTCGGCGACAACAAACTGATACCCCCGTTCCTCATCGGAATTGATCAACAGCCCGATCATCGGAGTCTGCAGCGATTCGACGCCAAAGTCGACGGTAAGCGAGACGTTTCCTTGGGGATTCGCCTGCAACGGAAGCGTCCACTCGTCGCTGAAATCGACAGGTTGACGGACCCAGACTCCAGCGTTTTCGGAAAACGAGTCTTCGGGATACGCTTCGGCGACCAATGGCCGCCACTGTTGCAGCCGTGTTTCCAAACGCTGGCGAATGCGAGCGTCCGTCGCGAGGAACTCTTCGGAATCGGACCATGGATATTCGCTGGCGACACGCTCCAGTTCGGCTTCGATCTGCGATTCGATTGCAAGCGTCAGTTCGCGTTGGTCCAACAGCAGGTTGATTGGGTTGGTCCAGACATTCAACAACCGCGTCCGCCGCAGGTCGTCGGTCGCAGGTTCTCCGACGCGTTGTCGCAGCGATTCGATTTCATCGAGCGTACCCATCAGCGTTTGCGCAAGCTGTGGTTCCAATTGCATCTGGGCCACCGGCAGCGTCGGTTCGCTCTGCCGCCGCTCTTCGACCACGATCAAGCCATCGTATTGTTGTTCCGCTTGCGACAGCGCCAACTGATCTTGCAGTTTGATGTTCGCTTGCTCGACAGCCCGCTGCGCCGTTTTGGTTTCCTCCAGCGCGTTTAAAGAGATCACCGTTGCTGTCGATGTGGCGAGTGCGATCACAAAGGTCGAACCGATCAATGCCGCACTTAAGCTGCGATTTTTGCGAGCCCAACGCCCTGCCCTGCCGAATAACGATTCCTCGACAACCGATACGCGTTCATCGGCAAGGTAGCGGTCGACATCGTCGGCCAACTCGCGCGCCGTCTTGTAGCGACGCTTGCGATCGGGATCCATCGCAGCCATGCAGATCGCCACCAACGGTTTAGGCAGGTCGCTGCGAATCGTACGCGGCGATGGTACGTTCCCGTTGCGAACCTCCTGCAGCAAATCGGCGACCGAAGCAAAGCCTTGGTTCGAAAACGGTGCTATGCCGGTCAACAATTGATACAGCGTCGCACCGAGGCTGTAGACATCCGCTTGCGGACCCATCTGTTGCGAATCGCCCTTGGCTTGTTCGGGCGACATGTAATAAGGCGTGCCGATCACAGCTCCCTGCTGTGTGTGCGCCCCGCCGGATCCGGAGAGCGGAACGGGTTGTCCCGGATCGGCATCTTCGGTCGCGTGGTCGCTCGCCTTCGCCAAGCCCCAGTCGACGACCAGGTTCTCGCCGTATTCTCCCAGCATGATGTTTGCCGGCTTCAAATCGCGATGCAACACGCCGCGACTGTGGGCGTATTCGATCGTATTGCAGACGCTTTGGAAACGATTCAGCAGACTTCGCAGCCGCCCCGTGAATTGCTCTGCATTCTCGGCTGCATGCAGCGTTGTTATCTCGTCGGCTAGACTCTTGCCGGTGATGAAACGCATCGCGTAATAGGGGCGACCGTCGTCGTATCGGCCCAGCGCGTAGACCGGCACGATCCCGGGATGCTCCAAGCGGCCGGTGATTTCCGCTTCGTAGATAAACCGATTCTGGCTGTCGAGGATGTCGGCAAACCGCTCCTTGATCTCCTTGATCGCCACGCCCCGGCCGAAGTCGAGGTCTTCGGCAAGCGAGACTATTCCCAAGCCACCTTCGGCATGCTTGTGCAGTTTGCGAAAGCGGTCGTGCCCGTGAGAGGTCACCTCACGCGTCGGCCCAAGATCCGGGTTGGGCATCGTTTGGTAGGGATCCACTTCGCCGCCGGCGTCGCTCGGGATCGTACTAAACGGATCGTCTTCGACGGGCGTCGTTTGCTTCGGGTTTTGCTCGACCGAATCGAGTTGAGAATCGGTGAGGGTGTCGTGTTGGCTCGCGTCGGAGGACGCACTCTCGGGAGAGATCGTCTGCAGCGCGTCGTCGATAAACGCTTGCACGTCGTCCGGAGAGGCGGACTCGGGGAGCGAATCGAGCATCTGGCGGAGAACCGCCGATTGTGACGGATCGATCGCGCCGTCGGACTCGAGTCGTTGCAGAACCGCATCGATCGATCGTCCCTCGGCGACCGAGTCGGCTAAAAATTCGCGATGCGCGTC from Rosistilla oblonga includes the following:
- a CDS encoding serine/threonine-protein kinase, which encodes MSHQIDLDRLVAALQQMGASTDAHREFLADSVAEGRSIDAVLQRLESDGAIDPSQSAVLRQMLDSLPESASPDDVQAFIDDALQTISPESASSDASQHDTLTDSQLDSVEQNPKQTTPVEDDPFSTIPSDAGGEVDPYQTMPNPDLGPTREVTSHGHDRFRKLHKHAEGGLGIVSLAEDLDFGRGVAIKEIKERFADILDSQNRFIYEAEITGRLEHPGIVPVYALGRYDDGRPYYAMRFITGKSLADEITTLHAAENAEQFTGRLRSLLNRFQSVCNTIEYAHSRGVLHRDLKPANIMLGEYGENLVVDWGLAKASDHATEDADPGQPVPLSGSGGAHTQQGAVIGTPYYMSPEQAKGDSQQMGPQADVYSLGATLYQLLTGIAPFSNQGFASVADLLQEVRNGNVPSPRTIRSDLPKPLVAICMAAMDPDRKRRYKTARELADDVDRYLADERVSVVEESLFGRAGRWARKNRSLSAALIGSTFVIALATSTATVISLNALEETKTAQRAVEQANIKLQDQLALSQAEQQYDGLIVVEERRQSEPTLPVAQMQLEPQLAQTLMGTLDEIESLRQRVGEPATDDLRRTRLLNVWTNPINLLLDQRELTLAIESQIEAELERVASEYPWSDSEEFLATDARIRQRLETRLQQWRPLVAEAYPEDSFSENAGVWVRQPVDFSDEWTLPLQANPQGNVSLTVDFGVESLQTPMIGLLINSDEERGYQFVVADQDYDPSYLPDDLITLEESNRLDRVRMYIIRKDPLRGDSILRRQPIKLQDDLRLRARRQGLMALSFSVGGSDAMEFQDPFPLSPKHPGELGLICPPSATVNLPLMEYQVTDETSLVGDREIQLGDEAFAADDISGARTHYAKRPHDVEALFKLALTYEFNYPEEYLQRLEQIVENYSPSGSDDENASRWYLIAAVRLLAVYADTPVLRVRMSYLHDKLQTLYSMEDVQRMIPASDKLQFSKMLVKAGQRSRIAFLTEGDADALRSAIDLFSEDPTWRRMAVWRWCDVIRCDRSLTPHEARLQAIPEIRTLLDEIDRLPQPDEIERAAMLSDLVWMLILEEQYDEASQAISPRLDKEIDAIPSAHLPLLIDRARIAYAQEDLTAARRDIEAFLQRVDPKTPIEGIHYSHFSEACGILGIILEDQGDLEGANKAWLEGRIRNWHKGWPTPLELSSISGVPMVLEAFNAEPILVCWSDGYRPGEMRKVMEAVLGGSGVDDRVLLNIILRSEKIPPEWIEEISSHVHSGPRGRRIGRAKLLRQDSMRDVFLLPLNMILYQAILQIAYEGDETLEQYPEVDSILYNQCISLIDHFQDGDFFQREMQFIVGAWSGVDWNSKTFEELVQRFDDPPLTSGLALVFSIQMIKHHGKLELGREILQQYVFDRADQVPELYLQMARDALQTKPIQ